A region from the Sandaracinus amylolyticus genome encodes:
- a CDS encoding non-ribosomal peptide synthetase, giving the protein MSRSDGERLSEAQLGIWLGHQRAHDGTVLHAAECVVFEGLLDVAAFARALDATLVEATALQVAFEEARGEPRRVRREYDGVRLERTSLNGEAELLRHAQREVRRPLDLQRGALSRHQLLTLGPGRYAWLHVAHHIALDGYGFHLVAARVAEHYASLQRDDRLATRGALTAFEPVLDEDDAYQRSPQREADRAFWRDELGARRGLSFGAPAMPGHGLRTWHRWDGERAQRVRDAASRVGVSWMEALLAVIAAHVGERASTRSFLLGLPVMLRLGTRALRTPCMAMNLAALPIDLDAASSIGALARTIRAALARQKRHQRYRYEALRVDRAALGGRLFGPVVNVMPFALPARFGDCSARVLRVSAGPVEELAYTIAPCDEGLELTLDGHAERFDERELTAMARTLERDLDAWLDAPDRPLRPRSTATTRPHVAPTWPLDALGEHARTTPDATALVEGERSWTYAELDRGARRCAEWLRAAGCEPGSLVAIELPRSAIGIVVILGTLCAGAGYVALDPAQPSARRARVIHAAKPRFVVTPDALPHDALEAWTAPGSTTPPSARDDASIAYVVFTSGSTGEPKGVAISTGALAWFVGAASSRYGVCARDRVLQFAPWTFDASVEEIFVTLASGAALVLRDDAAIESPEAFFAACARGGITVLDLPTAFWHELALAVARRALTLPSCVRLVIIGGEAASPERARQWREGAREARLVNTYGPSEATVVATCAALDDTTRDEAPIGTPLPGIDVAIVDEHGAVVTAPGAVGELWLLGPTLATGYLGRDDLTRERFVTLPGCGRAYRTGDLATWRDDGQLAHRGRVDDELKISGHRICPAEVEAALCRHPQVRAAVVWGDAAKRLLAKVEADAIDTTALRRFVREQLPAPMVPSVLEVVARLPRTTHGKIDRVAVRSAPCDDAPEHDPDVSALEARVIEAWRAVLGVTRVELDDDFFALGGHSLHVIQLANRLSGAGAEIRVAEIFRRPTPRAQAALLASAAGAPPHETIFEPGSVSLPPSWAPAPATLGRGRVLLTGATGFVGVHLLASWLERSDDTIVCTVRASDDATARARLFTRAEELGIELGPAAHRIEVIALDLTARDLEIAPCATVFHCAAQVSLARDYDSLAAVNVVATRELLGLALRWGAQLHYVSSIATVPRSEPEERLHPAHAGLVDGYQRSKWQGEALCAEAGNRGLRVAVHRLGRVAGPRRRPSVNRGDLVWRIGRAATRVAAWPDLPVEEPWIPADDAASSMVRLALADAATTPASAYHLVHTGSVALDRVREALTCIGYPLARVSVSDWMTRVRARGDDEDRSTLAFFELRAIDAHTAASATPEYPCARVLARLPDLDTRAVDSALLIGYCRHAQAIGVLPRTPDSDSVRSGDEG; this is encoded by the coding sequence ATGTCGAGGTCCGACGGCGAGCGACTCTCCGAGGCACAGCTCGGCATTTGGTTGGGGCACCAACGCGCCCACGACGGCACGGTGCTCCATGCCGCCGAGTGCGTGGTTTTCGAAGGACTTCTCGACGTCGCGGCGTTCGCGCGCGCGCTGGACGCCACCCTCGTCGAGGCGACCGCGCTCCAGGTCGCGTTCGAAGAGGCGCGAGGTGAGCCACGACGCGTCAGGCGCGAATACGACGGTGTGCGCCTCGAGCGGACGTCACTCAACGGGGAGGCGGAGCTTCTCCGACATGCCCAGCGAGAGGTTCGCCGGCCGCTCGACCTCCAGCGCGGCGCCCTCTCCCGCCACCAGCTGCTCACCCTCGGCCCCGGCCGCTACGCGTGGCTCCACGTCGCGCACCACATCGCGCTCGACGGCTACGGCTTCCACCTCGTCGCGGCGCGGGTCGCGGAGCACTACGCGTCGCTCCAGCGCGACGATCGCCTCGCGACCCGCGGCGCGCTCACCGCGTTCGAGCCCGTGCTCGACGAGGACGACGCGTACCAGCGCTCGCCGCAGCGCGAGGCCGATCGCGCGTTCTGGCGCGACGAGCTCGGCGCGCGTCGTGGCCTGAGCTTCGGCGCGCCCGCGATGCCGGGGCACGGCCTGCGCACGTGGCACCGCTGGGACGGCGAGCGCGCGCAGCGCGTGCGCGACGCGGCGTCGCGAGTGGGCGTGTCGTGGATGGAAGCGCTCCTCGCGGTGATCGCCGCGCACGTCGGCGAGCGCGCGTCGACGCGCTCGTTCCTGCTCGGGCTGCCGGTGATGCTGCGGCTCGGCACGCGCGCGCTGCGAACGCCGTGCATGGCGATGAACCTCGCGGCGCTGCCGATCGATCTCGACGCGGCGTCGAGCATCGGAGCGCTCGCACGCACGATCCGCGCGGCGCTCGCGCGGCAGAAGCGGCACCAGCGCTATCGCTACGAAGCCCTCCGCGTCGATCGCGCGGCGCTCGGCGGACGGCTCTTCGGTCCGGTGGTGAACGTGATGCCGTTCGCGCTGCCGGCGCGCTTCGGTGACTGCAGCGCGCGCGTGCTGCGCGTGTCGGCGGGGCCCGTCGAGGAGCTCGCGTACACGATCGCGCCGTGTGACGAAGGGCTCGAGCTGACGCTCGACGGACACGCCGAGCGCTTCGACGAGCGCGAGCTCACCGCGATGGCGCGCACGCTGGAGCGCGATCTCGACGCGTGGCTCGACGCGCCCGATCGACCGTTGCGCCCCCGCAGCACCGCGACGACCCGGCCGCACGTCGCGCCGACCTGGCCGCTCGATGCGCTCGGCGAGCATGCGCGCACGACCCCGGATGCGACCGCGCTCGTCGAGGGCGAGCGTTCATGGACGTACGCGGAGCTCGATCGTGGCGCGCGGCGATGCGCGGAGTGGCTTCGCGCAGCCGGCTGCGAGCCGGGATCGCTGGTCGCGATCGAGCTCCCGCGGAGCGCGATCGGGATCGTCGTGATCCTCGGCACGCTCTGCGCGGGCGCGGGCTACGTCGCGCTCGATCCCGCGCAGCCGAGCGCGCGGCGAGCCCGCGTGATCCATGCGGCGAAGCCGCGCTTCGTGGTGACGCCCGACGCGCTTCCACACGACGCGCTCGAGGCGTGGACCGCGCCGGGCTCGACGACGCCGCCGAGCGCGCGCGACGACGCGAGCATCGCGTACGTCGTGTTCACGTCCGGCAGCACCGGCGAGCCGAAGGGGGTCGCGATCTCGACCGGTGCGCTCGCGTGGTTCGTCGGCGCGGCGTCGTCGCGCTACGGCGTGTGCGCGCGCGATCGCGTGCTGCAGTTCGCGCCGTGGACCTTCGACGCGAGCGTCGAGGAGATCTTCGTCACGCTCGCGTCCGGCGCCGCGCTGGTGCTGCGCGACGACGCGGCGATCGAGTCACCGGAGGCGTTCTTCGCCGCGTGCGCGCGCGGTGGGATCACGGTGCTCGACCTGCCCACCGCGTTCTGGCACGAGCTCGCGCTCGCCGTCGCGCGGCGCGCGCTGACGCTGCCCTCGTGCGTGCGTCTCGTGATCATCGGCGGCGAGGCGGCATCGCCGGAGCGCGCGCGGCAATGGCGCGAAGGCGCGCGCGAGGCGCGCCTCGTCAACACGTACGGGCCGAGCGAGGCGACGGTGGTCGCGACGTGCGCGGCGCTCGACGACACGACGCGCGACGAAGCGCCGATCGGCACGCCGCTCCCGGGCATCGACGTCGCGATCGTCGACGAGCACGGCGCCGTCGTGACCGCACCCGGCGCGGTGGGCGAGCTCTGGCTGCTCGGGCCCACGCTCGCGACGGGTTATCTCGGGCGCGACGATCTCACGCGCGAGCGCTTCGTGACGCTGCCCGGGTGCGGCCGCGCCTATCGCACCGGCGATCTCGCGACGTGGCGCGACGACGGACAGCTCGCGCACCGCGGTCGCGTCGACGACGAGCTGAAGATCAGCGGACATCGCATCTGCCCCGCGGAGGTCGAGGCCGCGCTGTGCCGTCATCCCCAGGTGCGCGCCGCGGTGGTGTGGGGCGATGCGGCGAAGCGATTGCTCGCGAAGGTGGAGGCCGACGCGATCGACACGACCGCGCTGCGCCGCTTCGTGCGCGAGCAGCTGCCTGCGCCGATGGTTCCATCGGTGCTCGAGGTCGTCGCGCGCCTTCCGCGCACGACGCACGGGAAGATCGATCGCGTCGCGGTGCGGAGCGCGCCGTGCGACGACGCGCCCGAGCACGATCCCGACGTATCCGCGCTGGAAGCGCGGGTGATCGAGGCGTGGCGCGCCGTGCTCGGGGTGACGCGCGTCGAGCTCGACGACGACTTCTTCGCGCTCGGCGGGCACAGCCTGCACGTGATCCAGCTCGCGAACCGCCTCAGCGGCGCGGGCGCGGAGATCCGCGTCGCGGAGATCTTCCGTCGCCCGACGCCGCGCGCGCAGGCAGCGCTGCTCGCGTCGGCGGCTGGAGCGCCGCCACACGAGACGATCTTCGAGCCGGGCTCGGTGTCGCTGCCTCCGTCCTGGGCACCCGCGCCCGCGACGCTGGGGCGAGGCCGCGTGCTGCTGACCGGCGCGACCGGGTTCGTCGGCGTGCACCTGCTCGCGAGCTGGCTCGAGCGCTCCGACGACACGATCGTGTGCACCGTCCGAGCGAGCGATGACGCGACGGCCCGCGCACGTCTCTTCACGCGCGCGGAGGAGCTCGGGATCGAGCTCGGCCCCGCGGCCCATCGCATCGAGGTGATCGCCCTCGATCTCACGGCGCGCGATCTCGAGATCGCACCCTGCGCGACGGTGTTCCACTGTGCTGCGCAGGTCAGTCTCGCGCGCGACTACGACAGCCTGGCCGCCGTGAACGTCGTCGCGACGCGCGAGCTGCTCGGCCTCGCGCTGCGCTGGGGCGCGCAGCTCCACTACGTCTCGTCGATCGCGACGGTCCCGCGCAGCGAGCCCGAAGAGCGACTCCATCCCGCGCACGCCGGGCTCGTCGACGGATATCAGCGCTCGAAGTGGCAGGGAGAGGCGCTCTGCGCGGAAGCGGGCAATCGCGGTCTCCGCGTCGCGGTGCATCGGCTCGGGCGCGTCGCCGGTCCTCGCCGGCGTCCCAGCGTCAATCGAGGCGATCTCGTGTGGCGCATCGGGCGCGCCGCCACGCGCGTCGCTGCATGGCCCGACCTGCCGGTGGAAGAGCCGTGGATCCCCGCGGACGACGCCGCGAGCTCGATGGTTCGCTTGGCGCTCGCCGATGCGGCCACGACGCCCGCGAGCGCGTACCACTTGGTCCACACCGGCAGCGTCGCGCTCGATCGTGTCCGGGAGGCGCTGACGTGCATCGGATATCCGCTCGCGCGTGTGTCGGTGTCCGACTGGATGACGCGAGTCCGCGCCCGCGGTGACGACGAAGACCGTTCCACGCTGGCCTTCTTCGAGCTCCGCGCCATCGACGCCCACACGGCCGCGAGCGCAACACCGGAATACCCGTGCGCGCGTGTGCTCGCGCGTCTGCCCGACCTCGACACGCGCGCCGTCGATTCGGCGCTGCTCATTGGATATTGCCGGCATGCGCAGGCGATTGGCGTCCTCCCCCGGACGCCCGATTCCGACTCTGTTCGATCTGGAGACGAGGGATGA